The Paenibacillus sp. RUD330 genome has a segment encoding these proteins:
- a CDS encoding sporulation protein YjcZ codes for MGAAYGGIGGGYGGYGGCGGYGFGGYGIGAILVLFILLVIIARAFWY; via the coding sequence ATGGGCGCAGCTTACGGAGGAATCGGAGGCGGTTACGGCGGTTACGGCGGTTGCGGCGGTTACGGCTTCGGCGGTTACGGCATTGGCGCGATTCTGGTCCTGTTCATTCTGCTTGTCATCATCGCTCGCGCATTCTGGTACTAA
- a CDS encoding DUF624 domain-containing protein produces MEMRGIMGGFYRISEWIMRLAVTNILWIVCSLPFAFFVFTAFLSTGLEENAMSMFYWWLVMGLVVAPFTLFPATSAMFGVARKWVMGDLDVPLFRTYFRHYKENYVQSMIGGIVYALIFGIMIVDFKYFQGNSSLQLVSYVFLGLILLLGISLFNFFSMVVHYHMKTFQLLKNAVLITIGRPLRSFSTAIVSGFIIYISFSTKLTWLIPFFMGSIIAYFAFWNFYLTYQKIQAQTEARNKEAEEDALEAELSEDTKK; encoded by the coding sequence ATGGAAATGAGAGGAATTATGGGAGGGTTCTACCGCATCTCGGAATGGATCATGAGACTTGCGGTGACGAATATTCTCTGGATCGTATGTTCGCTGCCTTTCGCGTTTTTTGTATTCACGGCATTCTTGTCGACCGGCCTGGAAGAGAACGCGATGAGCATGTTTTACTGGTGGCTGGTCATGGGACTGGTCGTAGCTCCGTTCACGCTGTTCCCGGCTACATCCGCCATGTTCGGAGTCGCCCGCAAATGGGTGATGGGGGATCTTGACGTCCCGCTCTTCCGGACCTACTTCCGCCATTACAAAGAAAATTATGTTCAGAGCATGATCGGCGGAATCGTGTATGCGCTCATATTCGGCATCATGATCGTGGACTTCAAGTATTTCCAAGGCAATTCGAGCCTTCAGCTGGTGTCCTATGTCTTTTTGGGCCTGATTCTGCTGCTCGGGATCTCGCTGTTCAACTTCTTCTCCATGGTCGTCCATTACCATATGAAGACGTTCCAGCTGCTCAAGAACGCGGTGCTCATCACGATCGGAAGGCCGCTCCGCTCGTTCTCGACGGCAATTGTAAGCGGATTTATCATCTATATCAGCTTTTCGACGAAGCTCACTTGGCTGATTCCATTCTTCATGGGCAGCATCATCGCTTATTTCGCATTCTGGAATTTCTACCTGACGTACCAGAAAATCCAGGCTCAGACGGAAGCGAGGAACAAGGAAGCCGAAGAAGACGCCTTGGAGGCTGAGCTGAGCGAGGATACCAAGAAATAA
- a CDS encoding DUF1499 domain-containing protein: MLKRTFIGLLRSFEQTGDKAKDPQLKSHYYKLSKDKAWEEVLSTLKKMQGYKVLHDVQSVGEIVLEKRTVTGRTMDITVSVIGVGPVTSAVDIYSASRGSLGDLGANYRIILDIYRTLDKKLSAFKTTQA; encoded by the coding sequence TTGCTGAAACGTACGTTTATCGGACTGCTCCGCAGCTTCGAACAAACAGGCGACAAGGCCAAGGATCCGCAGCTCAAATCCCATTATTACAAGCTATCGAAGGACAAAGCCTGGGAAGAAGTGTTGTCCACGCTCAAGAAGATGCAAGGATACAAGGTTCTTCATGACGTGCAGTCCGTAGGGGAGATCGTGCTTGAAAAGAGAACGGTTACAGGCAGGACGATGGATATCACGGTGTCGGTCATCGGCGTCGGCCCGGTAACATCGGCGGTGGATATTTATTCGGCTTCCCGCGGATCGCTTGGAGATCTCGGGGCCAATTACCGCATTATCCTGGACATTTACCGTACGCTCGACAAGAAGCTGTCCGCCTTCAAGACGACTCAGGCTTGA
- the tpx gene encoding thiol peroxidase — protein sequence MAQERQAAFKGNPITLVGPELKKGDKAPDFSLNKSLVENVSLADYAGKIKLISVVPSIDTGVCDAQTRRFNEEAAKLGSNVAVLTVSADLPFAQARWCGAAGIDQVTLLSDYKGNEFGQAYGVLIKEFALDMRSIFVLDADNTIQYVEVLGEMTEHPNYEAAVEAVRALQ from the coding sequence ATGGCACAAGAACGTCAAGCGGCTTTCAAAGGAAATCCGATCACGCTCGTTGGTCCTGAGCTCAAAAAGGGCGACAAGGCGCCGGACTTTTCCCTGAACAAATCTCTCGTCGAGAACGTATCCCTCGCTGATTATGCCGGCAAGATCAAGCTCATCAGCGTTGTTCCTTCCATCGATACGGGCGTATGCGACGCCCAGACCCGCCGCTTCAACGAAGAAGCCGCCAAGCTCGGCAGCAACGTGGCCGTGCTGACCGTCAGCGCCGACCTTCCCTTCGCCCAAGCCCGCTGGTGCGGAGCGGCCGGCATCGATCAGGTGACCCTGCTGTCCGATTACAAAGGCAACGAGTTCGGACAAGCTTACGGCGTCTTGATCAAGGAATTCGCTCTCGACATGCGCTCGATCTTCGTGCTGGATGCCGACAACACGATCCAATACGTCGAGGTTCTCGGCGAAATGACCGAGCACCCGAACTACGAGGCAGCGGTTGAAGCGGTTCGCGCCCTGCAATAG
- a CDS encoding rhomboid family intramembrane serine protease yields the protein MIFLRYESFRGYLKSYPVTSVLIALNILMYIGQMASGGMNTGTLTSRFLFFQSPLDPYGLEEPWRYVTSMFVHGGLQHLLFNMFALLVFAPPLERLLGSVRYLILYLLSGVAGNLIGAVIVTGTQLSLGASGAIYGVYGAYLFIALLRKGMMDKSSEQTVYIILLFGVVYSVINVGVDLWAHVGGAIGGFLLYGLMDKRERYRKDRYRR from the coding sequence ATGATATTCCTGCGCTACGAAAGCTTCCGGGGCTACTTGAAGTCCTATCCGGTCACATCGGTGCTGATCGCGCTCAATATCCTCATGTACATCGGCCAGATGGCGAGCGGAGGGATGAACACCGGAACGCTGACCAGCCGGTTTTTATTCTTTCAAAGCCCGCTGGACCCCTACGGTCTTGAAGAGCCGTGGCGCTATGTGACGTCGATGTTCGTCCACGGGGGGCTGCAGCATCTGTTGTTCAACATGTTCGCCCTGCTCGTGTTCGCCCCTCCGCTGGAGAGGCTGCTCGGTTCCGTCAGGTACCTGATCCTGTATCTGCTCAGCGGCGTTGCAGGCAACCTGATCGGCGCGGTCATCGTAACGGGCACTCAGCTGTCTCTGGGAGCTTCCGGGGCGATCTACGGCGTATACGGGGCTTACCTGTTCATCGCGCTGCTGCGCAAGGGCATGATGGACAAAAGCTCCGAGCAGACGGTATACATCATTCTGCTGTTCGGAGTCGTTTATTCCGTCATCAATGTCGGCGTTGACCTGTGGGCGCATGTGGGCGGCGCAATCGGCGGCTTCCTCCTGTACGGACTGATGGACAAAAGGGAAAGATACCGCAAGGACCGCTATCGGCGGTAG
- a CDS encoding zinc metallopeptidase: MFFHPMDFLILIAFGLSIWAQFRVKGTFNRWAEVPAMSGMTGYEAARRMLDANGLHDVPIEPVPGRLSDHYDPIHRVVRLSEPVYYESSISAISVACHEVGHAIQHQQSYPMLVLRHRIFPVVNFASGIAPFLLIAGFLFSATGLIGAGIVFFSVAVAFQLITLPVEFNASNRARELMVSEGFISNEEERGVAKVLNAAALTYVAAALISLLELVKYIMIFTSSNRD, translated from the coding sequence ATGTTTTTTCATCCGATGGACTTCTTGATTCTGATCGCCTTCGGCCTCTCGATCTGGGCTCAGTTCCGAGTCAAGGGCACGTTCAACCGCTGGGCTGAAGTTCCTGCCATGAGCGGCATGACAGGCTATGAGGCCGCCAGGCGCATGCTGGATGCCAACGGCCTCCACGATGTGCCGATCGAACCGGTCCCAGGACGCCTCAGCGACCACTACGACCCGATTCATCGCGTCGTCAGACTGTCGGAGCCGGTTTACTACGAGAGCTCCATATCGGCCATCTCCGTCGCCTGCCACGAAGTCGGCCATGCCATCCAGCATCAGCAGAGCTACCCGATGCTGGTTCTGCGCCACCGGATCTTCCCGGTCGTGAACTTCGCTTCCGGCATTGCGCCGTTCCTGTTGATCGCAGGCTTTCTGTTCTCCGCCACGGGCCTTATCGGCGCCGGCATCGTCTTCTTCTCGGTAGCGGTCGCATTCCAGCTCATCACGCTGCCCGTCGAGTTCAATGCCAGCAACCGCGCGCGCGAGCTGATGGTATCCGAAGGATTCATCAGCAACGAAGAAGAGCGCGGCGTCGCCAAGGTCCTCAACGCAGCCGCCCTCACATATGTGGCAGCGGCGCTGATTTCCTTGCTGGAGCTCGTGAAGTATATCATGATCTTCACTTCCTCGAACCGCGATTAA
- a CDS encoding MerR family transcriptional regulator, with amino-acid sequence MGENLLKIGELSRQASVSARTIDYYTKLGLISPETRSEGNYRLYSIETLERLKRIEQMKKDKYTLDEIKQALDSWNKVSSVSQVTQKLSDLQLHLSQLEREVKELEPVIQNLKPKQANQAFNRLIPQTAACIEALMLILNKGNFM; translated from the coding sequence ATGGGCGAGAACCTGCTGAAGATCGGAGAATTGTCCCGCCAGGCCAGCGTCAGCGCGCGGACGATCGATTATTATACGAAGCTGGGCCTGATCAGCCCCGAGACGCGTTCCGAGGGGAATTATCGTCTCTACAGCATTGAAACCTTGGAACGGCTGAAGCGTATAGAACAAATGAAGAAAGACAAATATACGTTGGATGAAATTAAGCAGGCGCTGGACAGCTGGAACAAAGTCTCGTCCGTGTCTCAAGTCACGCAGAAGCTGAGTGATCTGCAGCTTCATCTCAGCCAGCTTGAGCGTGAAGTGAAGGAGCTTGAGCCCGTTATCCAGAATCTCAAGCCCAAGCAGGCCAACCAGGCTTTCAACCGGCTGATTCCGCAGACGGCCGCCTGCATCGAGGCGCTGATGCTGATTCTGAACAAAGGCAATTTCATGTAA
- a CDS encoding ammonium transporter has translation MVKKSLISLVALLVLFPAMAFAEDPSAGTLNMGLNALWVMLAAILVLLMQGGFILLETGSTRMKNAGHVAGKTIFTVGLCSLIYWAVGYGIAFGGDGNSFIGWGDFFLNPAKASVDNGLPTTIFFMFQLAFAAVSLSIAWGGFAERAKLSVYLIFTVLFTALIYPVVSHWIWGGGFLAKDGAQDFAGSTVVHLTGALAAFAGTVLLKPRIGKFNKDGSANEILGHNQVFTALSVLILWVGWFGFNAGSTVAIGDGFFGYVAFNTQLGAAGGAVAALLISWAVMGKADIGTTLNGALAGLVAITASCAFVDPWAAVVIGLVAGVLVFFSARFFEKIKVDDPIFAMSVHGAAGIWGTLANGIFATQELADKVAVGRGGLIDTGSWHQLWVQLESVVICGAYVLVVSFVLLGIMKFVMGLRVTEEQEIAGLDLSEHGNYGYPEQLKKASQNIQA, from the coding sequence GTGGTCAAAAAAAGCTTGATATCTCTCGTTGCCTTGCTGGTCCTGTTCCCGGCAATGGCATTCGCGGAAGATCCTTCCGCCGGAACGCTCAACATGGGACTTAACGCCCTCTGGGTCATGCTGGCCGCCATTCTGGTCCTGCTCATGCAGGGCGGATTCATCCTTCTGGAAACCGGCTCGACCCGCATGAAGAATGCCGGACATGTCGCCGGCAAGACGATCTTTACCGTAGGCCTTTGTTCCCTGATCTACTGGGCCGTAGGGTACGGCATCGCATTCGGCGGCGACGGCAATTCGTTCATAGGATGGGGAGACTTCTTCTTGAACCCGGCCAAGGCCTCGGTCGACAACGGCCTTCCGACGACAATCTTCTTCATGTTCCAGCTTGCATTCGCGGCTGTATCGCTTTCCATCGCATGGGGCGGCTTCGCTGAGCGCGCCAAGCTCTCCGTATACTTGATCTTCACGGTTCTGTTCACAGCCCTCATCTATCCCGTTGTCTCCCACTGGATCTGGGGCGGCGGCTTCCTTGCCAAGGACGGCGCGCAGGACTTCGCCGGCTCGACCGTCGTCCACCTGACGGGCGCACTGGCCGCTTTCGCGGGCACCGTGCTGCTGAAGCCCCGCATCGGCAAATTCAACAAAGACGGCTCGGCCAACGAAATTCTCGGCCATAACCAAGTGTTCACGGCGCTGTCCGTCCTGATCCTCTGGGTCGGCTGGTTCGGCTTCAACGCCGGCAGCACGGTCGCTATCGGCGACGGATTCTTCGGATACGTCGCGTTCAACACCCAGCTCGGAGCGGCCGGCGGCGCTGTCGCAGCCCTGCTCATCTCCTGGGCGGTCATGGGCAAGGCCGACATCGGCACGACGCTGAACGGGGCTCTCGCGGGACTGGTCGCCATCACCGCATCCTGTGCCTTCGTCGACCCTTGGGCGGCTGTCGTGATCGGCCTCGTCGCCGGCGTGCTTGTCTTCTTCAGCGCCCGTTTCTTCGAGAAGATCAAAGTCGACGATCCGATCTTCGCCATGTCCGTTCACGGCGCCGCCGGCATCTGGGGCACGCTCGCCAACGGCATTTTCGCCACGCAGGAACTGGCTGACAAAGTCGCGGTGGGCCGCGGAGGCCTCATCGACACCGGTTCCTGGCATCAGCTATGGGTTCAGCTGGAATCGGTCGTCATCTGCGGCGCATACGTTCTCGTCGTCAGCTTCGTGCTCCTCGGCATCATGAAGTTCGTCATGGGGCTTCGGGTTACGGAAGAGCAGGAGATCGCCGGCCTTGACCTCAGCGAGCACGGCAACTACGGCTATCCGGAGCAGCTGAAGAAAGCAAGCCAGAATATCCAAGCTTGA
- a CDS encoding DUF294 nucleotidyltransferase-like domain-containing protein yields the protein MTDLGWQQLLQSISNADNAAGLRRIRESVHDIMISRLPQQQTEPFYGELNDVHDAMVRRCIGLAQKELARLGKGNPPVPFAYLLFGSGGRMEQTLLSDQDSGMIYADPQNEADAVHCREYFELLGKETVQLLLKAGYPLCEGNVLSSNPDWCSSASVWKARLGEWFREPAWEAVRYLLIVADSRCVHGSAELHADMMSHFYGDILDSPLIVRRMLDNTMKHKVLLNVFGQLLKEQYGADAGSLDIKYGAYIPMVNAVRMLAIEANLRETSTLGRIRLLEQGGVITAEDAREWMQTFRLFMRLRMMTTEKLEGGQFSTNGKLSARKLSKEMAEELKSGLKLGKKLQRRVYRHTMGRL from the coding sequence ATGACGGATTTGGGATGGCAGCAGCTGCTGCAAAGCATAAGCAATGCGGACAATGCCGCAGGCTTGCGCCGAATCCGCGAATCTGTCCATGATATCATGATCAGCCGGCTGCCTCAGCAACAAACGGAACCATTCTACGGCGAGCTCAATGATGTGCATGATGCCATGGTCAGGCGCTGCATCGGGCTCGCTCAAAAGGAACTGGCACGGCTCGGGAAAGGCAATCCCCCCGTGCCTTTTGCGTATCTTTTGTTCGGCAGCGGGGGCAGGATGGAACAGACCCTGCTCAGCGATCAGGATAGCGGGATGATCTACGCGGATCCGCAGAACGAGGCGGATGCCGTTCATTGCAGGGAATATTTCGAGCTTTTGGGAAAAGAAACGGTCCAATTGCTGTTGAAGGCCGGCTACCCTCTGTGCGAGGGCAATGTGCTCAGCAGCAATCCGGACTGGTGCAGCTCCGCCTCGGTATGGAAGGCGCGGCTGGGAGAATGGTTCAGGGAGCCGGCGTGGGAAGCGGTCCGGTACCTGCTGATCGTCGCGGACAGCCGCTGCGTGCACGGCAGCGCCGAGCTGCACGCCGACATGATGAGCCATTTCTACGGCGATATCCTCGATTCCCCGCTGATCGTGAGGAGGATGCTGGACAATACGATGAAGCACAAGGTGCTGCTCAACGTATTCGGCCAGCTGCTCAAGGAGCAGTACGGAGCGGATGCGGGCAGTCTGGATATCAAGTACGGGGCTTACATTCCGATGGTCAACGCGGTAAGGATGCTGGCCATCGAAGCCAATCTTCGCGAGACTTCCACCCTCGGGAGGATCCGGCTTCTGGAGCAGGGAGGCGTCATCACCGCCGAAGACGCCAGGGAGTGGATGCAGACGTTCCGCTTGTTCATGAGGCTTCGAATGATGACGACGGAGAAGCTCGAGGGAGGACAGTTCTCCACGAACGGCAAGCTGTCTGCCCGGAAGCTGAGCAAAGAAATGGCTGAGGAACTGAAAAGCGGCCTCAAGCTCGGGAAAAAGCTGCAGCGGCGTGTGTACAGGCACACGATGGGCAGGCTTTGA
- a CDS encoding exonuclease domain-containing protein produces MKETKGVNRMWQLYKMGGVTPAIASMLGAQNAQQMAFMRSMNKDLRKQAMLDTPFDEMETIVFDLETTGFYPYNGDEIISFGALLLKGGVVQEDKFFYSLVNPKRKVPLHITELTGITSGMAEEAPDLLDVLHSFMEFCGRRLLIAHGSGHDKQFLNAALWRTSKVNLSHRVLDTMMVAKWLNPGREAYGLDELLEEEGIAVTQRHHALEDCRMQAQLWLKYLDRIRSRNIKTLGDLYAYLSQH; encoded by the coding sequence ATGAAGGAAACCAAAGGCGTGAACCGGATGTGGCAGCTCTACAAGATGGGCGGCGTTACGCCGGCAATCGCCTCCATGCTCGGAGCGCAGAACGCGCAGCAGATGGCATTCATGCGTTCGATGAACAAGGATCTGCGCAAGCAGGCCATGCTCGACACTCCTTTCGACGAGATGGAGACCATCGTTTTCGATCTGGAGACGACGGGCTTCTACCCTTACAACGGGGACGAGATCATCAGCTTCGGAGCTTTGCTGCTCAAGGGCGGGGTTGTGCAGGAGGATAAGTTCTTCTACAGCCTGGTCAATCCGAAACGAAAGGTTCCTCTCCACATTACCGAGCTGACCGGCATCACGAGCGGAATGGCCGAAGAAGCTCCCGATCTCCTCGATGTCCTGCACAGCTTCATGGAATTCTGCGGCAGAAGGCTGCTCATCGCGCATGGAAGCGGCCATGACAAGCAGTTCCTCAATGCCGCTCTCTGGCGGACCTCGAAGGTGAACCTGTCGCATCGCGTGCTCGATACGATGATGGTCGCCAAGTGGCTGAACCCAGGCAGGGAAGCCTACGGGCTCGACGAGCTGCTGGAAGAGGAAGGCATCGCGGTCACGCAGAGGCATCACGCGCTCGAGGATTGCAGGATGCAGGCCCAGCTGTGGCTCAAATACCTGGACAGAATCCGCTCCCGCAACATCAAGACGCTCGGGGATCTATATGCGTACCTCAGCCAGCATTAG
- a CDS encoding M67 family metallopeptidase, which produces MSSIARITPDALEAMLGSCLASPLEECCGIAACRLDDPLRIVTAVLPVPNGHADSGSRYAFGPERWVALFYRMRREGLDAAGIYHSHPRTPAFPSDLDRSHPLWTCSGADEPSGSAGGLVMWIVSLMAERPDIAAFRPSQAGLRKLMLAEVRI; this is translated from the coding sequence ATGTCCTCCATCGCGCGGATAACGCCGGATGCCCTTGAAGCCATGCTCGGAAGCTGCCTGGCTTCTCCACTCGAAGAATGCTGCGGCATCGCCGCTTGCCGCTTGGACGATCCTCTGCGGATCGTAACGGCCGTCCTGCCCGTCCCGAACGGGCATGCCGACTCCGGGAGCCGCTACGCCTTCGGACCGGAGCGGTGGGTTGCGCTCTTCTATCGCATGCGCCGGGAAGGATTGGATGCCGCCGGCATCTATCATTCCCATCCCAGAACTCCCGCATTCCCGTCGGACCTCGACAGGTCCCATCCCCTCTGGACTTGCTCCGGCGCGGACGAGCCCTCCGGCAGCGCCGGAGGGCTCGTCATGTGGATCGTTTCGCTGATGGCGGAACGGCCGGATATCGCGGCGTTCAGGCCGTCCCAAGCGGGACTTCGCAAGCTAATGCTGGCTGAGGTACGCATATAG
- a CDS encoding TlpA disulfide reductase family protein: MKRTGIIVVLACAAVLLGGWMWQSGSLSSLTTTGDPASKPKAGYEAPAFTLTGLDERPYSVGGPREKPVLINFWASWCGPCDLEAPDLQALYEKYGDRIDFYGINATSYDRERDARKFVDEKKLTFPIPMDRDGEVAKLYKVNNFPTSLLIGPDGKVLERIPGVIPREEWEKKLSDLVAGVAS; the protein is encoded by the coding sequence ATGAAACGGACAGGCATCATCGTCGTATTGGCTTGCGCCGCGGTATTGCTCGGCGGCTGGATGTGGCAGAGCGGTTCTCTCTCCTCGCTGACGACCACGGGCGACCCGGCGTCCAAGCCCAAGGCCGGATATGAGGCTCCCGCATTCACGCTGACGGGTTTGGACGAACGTCCTTACTCCGTCGGCGGACCGCGGGAGAAGCCGGTTTTGATTAACTTCTGGGCTTCCTGGTGCGGTCCATGCGACCTCGAAGCGCCGGATCTTCAAGCCTTGTATGAAAAATACGGCGACAGAATCGATTTTTACGGCATCAATGCGACCAGCTACGACCGTGAACGCGATGCGCGCAAGTTCGTCGACGAGAAAAAGCTGACCTTCCCGATTCCGATGGACCGCGACGGAGAGGTCGCCAAGCTGTACAAAGTGAACAATTTTCCGACTTCGCTGCTGATCGGTCCGGACGGCAAAGTGCTGGAGCGGATACCGGGAGTCATCCCCCGCGAGGAGTGGGAGAAGAAGCTGTCCGACCTGGTTGCGGGCGTAGCTTCCTGA
- the cimA gene encoding citramalate synthase has protein sequence MNQAISIFDTTLRDGTQGEGISLSADDKLKIARKLDELGVHYIEGGNPGSNSKDIEFFQRVQKLGLRAKITAFGSTRRKNAVADQDAGLLRIAESGVQAATLVGKSWDFHVHTALGTTLEENLSMIHDSIAFLKQRGLEAVFDAEHFFDGYKNNPEYALAVLRTAQEAGADWLVMCDTNGGTLPGEVGGIVSRIASELSAPLGIHTHNDCELAVANTLAAVQAGALQVQGTINGYGERCGNANLCSIIPSLQLKLGYSCIEEANLKLLTPTARYISEIANVSMPVGQPYVGNAAFAHKGGIHVSAILKDSKTYEHISPELVGNKQRILVSELAGQSNVISKAQEMGLDVSANNEKTKSIIDRIKDLEHQGYQFEGAEASMELLLRDAFGGLDEIFTVDSFKILLEKAAHGMVTEAIVKLRVGDESVYTAAEGNGPVNALDNALRKALLPFFPRINDIHLADYKVRVLDEKDTTAAKVRVLIESSDSTSSWNTVGVSGNVIEASWEALLDSLRYALLGMTKVEPAVGEDHSPRQGVINH, from the coding sequence ATGAACCAAGCCATCTCCATCTTTGACACCACCCTGCGCGACGGGACCCAGGGGGAAGGCATCAGCCTTTCCGCCGACGACAAGCTCAAAATCGCCCGCAAGCTGGACGAGCTGGGGGTTCATTATATCGAAGGCGGCAATCCTGGAAGCAACAGCAAGGACATCGAATTTTTCCAGCGGGTGCAAAAGCTCGGGCTTCGCGCCAAAATCACGGCGTTCGGCAGCACGCGCCGCAAAAATGCCGTCGCCGATCAGGATGCCGGCTTGCTCCGGATCGCTGAATCAGGCGTTCAGGCGGCGACTCTCGTCGGGAAATCCTGGGATTTCCATGTCCACACCGCGCTTGGCACGACGCTGGAGGAGAATCTCTCCATGATTCATGACTCCATCGCCTTCCTGAAGCAGAGAGGGCTTGAAGCCGTCTTCGACGCGGAGCATTTCTTCGACGGCTACAAGAACAACCCGGAGTACGCCCTTGCCGTGCTGAGGACAGCCCAGGAAGCCGGAGCCGACTGGCTCGTCATGTGCGACACCAACGGCGGCACGCTTCCAGGAGAGGTCGGCGGCATCGTCTCCCGCATCGCTTCGGAGCTGAGTGCTCCGCTCGGCATCCACACCCATAACGACTGCGAGCTGGCCGTGGCCAACACGCTGGCCGCCGTGCAGGCAGGGGCGCTCCAGGTTCAAGGCACGATCAACGGTTACGGCGAGCGCTGCGGCAACGCCAATCTATGCAGCATCATCCCGAGCCTGCAGCTCAAGCTCGGCTACTCCTGCATCGAAGAAGCGAATCTGAAGCTGCTCACTCCTACGGCGCGTTACATCAGCGAGATCGCCAACGTCAGCATGCCTGTCGGGCAGCCTTATGTCGGCAATGCCGCCTTCGCCCACAAAGGAGGCATCCACGTCTCCGCCATTCTGAAGGACTCCAAGACGTACGAGCACATCTCTCCCGAGCTCGTCGGCAACAAGCAGCGCATCCTCGTCTCGGAGCTCGCCGGCCAAAGCAACGTCATCTCCAAAGCCCAGGAGATGGGCTTGGATGTCAGCGCGAACAACGAGAAAACGAAATCCATCATCGACCGGATCAAGGATCTGGAGCATCAGGGCTATCAGTTCGAAGGTGCGGAGGCGAGCATGGAGCTGCTGCTTCGCGATGCGTTCGGCGGCTTGGACGAGATTTTCACGGTGGATTCCTTCAAGATCCTGCTGGAAAAAGCAGCCCATGGTATGGTCACCGAAGCCATCGTGAAGCTGCGGGTCGGCGACGAGTCCGTCTACACCGCCGCCGAGGGCAACGGCCCCGTCAACGCGCTCGACAATGCGCTCCGCAAGGCTCTGCTGCCGTTCTTCCCGCGCATCAACGACATCCATCTCGCCGACTACAAGGTCCGCGTGCTCGACGAGAAGGATACGACCGCAGCCAAGGTCCGCGTCTTGATCGAATCCAGCGACTCCACGAGCAGCTGGAATACGGTCGGCGTATCCGGCAACGTCATTGAGGCAAGCTGGGAAGCCCTGCTGGACAGCCTGCGCTACGCCCTGCTCGGCATGACCAAGGTCGAGCCCGCCGTCGGCGAAGACCATTCGCCCCGCCAAGGCGTCATCAACCACTGA